The genomic stretch CTATCCTTAAGTGAGGTGTATAGTATTTAAATGGAAGGTAGTACACATACGACGTTTTTATCACAATCAACTACTCCCTCCGTTcaggtcatttgtttacctttttcatttttgggtgtTTCAACCAATTGTTTACCTTACTATTTCGGTCCATTCCTATTtctttggtctttgtgtcaaaacaaaaggtaaacaaatgaaggGAAGGAGGGAGTAAGCTAAGTTCAAAAGGATCAAATCTTTGCAGaaatttaaattaaattatatatagtTCTACCAACTAACACTATAATAAATAACAAAAATCAACATTCGTCATCAGGGAAAACGCAGTAAATTTCAAATTATAACAAACATAAATAGCACCTggaacaacaataacattacccCAATGTCTCAAAGGATCCTGCAAATGGAGGATTAAGCGGGTGACACATAATGAAAATTACGTCGAAAATTAGTCAAATAAATCGAAAAAGAATAGGAGACGTACTTGTTACCACGGATTTTAAACCAAGCTTCAGCACAATGTTTATGAGCAGCAGCTAAATCCTCCTTACAAGAACATCCTAGCTCAATTGGCAACCCGGATTCAAGATCCGACCCATCAAAGCTAAGGTAACATATTCTACAATCTCTCTTCACTTTTGTTAAATGCACACTCACTTTACCAATTTCCACCGCCGCCACTTGAGCACCGCCATTGTCGCGGCCGCTTTCTATATCTTCAACAGAACACTCAGACAAATAACAAGAACAGGAAGAAGAAAACGAAGCTGAAGATGACCTCGTATTATTATGTTCATCATTGTCAGCAGTACATGACTCACCACATGAGCTGAAGGTTTCGACGGCGGTGGCCTCGCTGTGGCAGGGGGAGATTATACCTTGTTCGATGTCGCCGAGACGGGGAGTTGCTAACGTTGTTGCCATTGCAGTGCAAATATTAGCTTCATGTACTGAAAGTGTGATGCTTTTCGTGGGGTTTATTAGATACAGTATTTTTTGATTGAGTTTGGTTTAATTGTGGAAGAAGTAGAAAGTGTAGTTGGCGTTAATGAGAAACGCCATAGATGAGTTGTTGGTGGAGGAGAGTGGAGAAGGGGGAAGAGTGGGGAGGTTGGGAGAAAGAAAGGTTGGAGAAGATTTTAATTTTGTGTGGTGGTATTCTACTCTAACCTTCATCAGTATACTACTGCGGTTCAAATacctccttttcttttctttttttctcgaggatttttttttatattgCTCTCAGGTTTTATCAACTCCTATCCAAATAATATTCTTTCAAAattgctattaatattattattggttcggattaaaactaattatcaCATTAGGATAAGAAGCAAAAAATAGAAAGCAAGTAACGCGAGAAAATCTCAGCTATCTATTTCAAATTGTCATCTTTAGTTGTATTTTTAATTCCTTTATTGCCCTTACCCGGTTACCTCATCCCTTATATGTTCTTCTAATACATTTTTTAACAATTCCCTTAATTTTGACGTTCATCAAATCAAATTCGCATTCTCACTCTCTCTATATAATCCATTATTCtcatttcatcttttattttcaaGTTTAGGGGATTATCTATCTCTTTTTTCTACTCCCTCTAATTGATCTAACTATCCTATATTTTCAAATTAGGGTTTTTCATTCTTCGTTTTTTCTGGGtttgttttttaattgttatGGTTGTACTCAAACATATCCCCttctaattgttttaattgttgtagCGTGTGCAAAAAGGGAGGAACTTGAGGAAAAAGTAAAAACATACCTGAATTGGAATTCATTGGGGAATTCTGTAACCATTTGACGGCCAAATGTGATCACTTCTGGAAAAACAAGTTACAATAATTTATATCACGGGCTGAACCtttaacacccccatctaccaaaggactttaccaaggcctaccttagcaAATGAAGGTGCTACCatttcggttgcccgaggtagtaagcATCATAGTTACCATAATGAAACAAAAATGTAATAACATATGGTTTaatcaaagttacaaattccaaaaCTCCAACTGAAAGATAATGAAACAAAAATGTAATAACATATTGCCACCTAAGCCCCGAttatcgcaacgagcgaacccacatcattaatatgcacatcctcttgtgacgggagtcacaatgggcgaacatgggggtgaagaccatctctCGACAATGGCTTCACAATCATCCTAACAATACCAACAATAACACAATACCAACAACATAACTATGATTCCATATCATTGCAATTCACAACATCACCACACCACTCACAATTCACCATATAgaagactgagtagggaaaccctacctgactAGCAATTCCAAGCAAGCATAACAATTAAAGGCTAGAACAGCTCCTCGACGAAGTCTTCGCCTAAACAATGGTAATCAAGTAATACTACATCATAATCCATCACTAATCAACTAATTACCCCCAATCTTAATCCAAATTAGGGTTACAACGAATATAAACTAATTGCAAAAGAATCCGAGAACTAATACTTACAAATTGATTAACACAAGAATACGAAATCCGGCAACCGAAAGCTAGATCCTTGCTTGCTTGATGATTATAGTGATTAGGGAGGGTTTAGAGAAATGTTTTAGGTGTTAGAAACTGATTAACGAAGTGATTAGCGAATATATATGAGTCCCTTATCATTCTAACCAACCCGCATAAATTATCCGAAACAGACCGGACACTCGGTTAAGTATCaacgacactcgaccgagtactgttggagctgtgtcctccagttagtgcggataacgtcattgcacatacacttgtacggacaagtgggagcttgttggggctggtgtccttaacagttagtgcaaggacttataaatctctaaaaggatcaaagggcatacttttggtattattatcagttgatccacgtttatcaataacggttggcttgctagataagtttgacgttattgtcatacagatggcggtgatcaactggtccctaaaagtcacacctataggatacgtttgagagatgtgacagtatgaaaatacagtcatgttgatgccaattttgactaaccagttagtccgagttattgactagtaattagtcaaacgtgatattgagatattttatttaatacggattaaataataatggctaagacgaattaagcagttaattcgtaaattgaatataaacgatttatatttgattaatgtatattgaattaattatacaatattgtctttgtcggacatgtattaatatttcaactaatccgtgttattagtcgatgtattaataaccgataaccgatgacagtttataataaaactcgtcatatacattttagcggaattgatcggaccacaagttaaaaaatgaggagaaagtggaaagcccactccctcctctcatgacccgcggaccgagacaacaaaaggagaggctccctctccttttgacctaaggattcatttttacatgaaaattagggttttggagattattttctctctgaaacctagatctcacatctgataaaactcacatcaagttct from Silene latifolia isolate original U9 population chromosome 2, ASM4854445v1, whole genome shotgun sequence encodes the following:
- the LOC141643045 gene encoding uncharacterized protein LOC141643045 isoform X2, with amino-acid sequence MATTLATPRLGDIEQGIISPCHSEATAVETFSSCGESCTADNDEHNNTRSSSASFSSSCSCYLSECSVEDIESGRDNGGAQVAAVEIGKVSVHLTKVKRDCRICYLSFDGSDLESGLPIELGCSCKEDLAAAHKHCAEAWFKIRGNKIL
- the LOC141643045 gene encoding uncharacterized protein LOC141643045 isoform X1; the encoded protein is MATTLATPRLGDIEQGIISPCHSEATAVETFSSCGESCTADNDEHNNTRSSSASFSSSCSCYLSECSVEDIESGRDNGGAQVAAVEIGKVSVHLTKVKRDCRICYLSFDGSDLESGLPIELGCSCKEDLAAAHKHCAEAWFKIRGNKTCEICGSTARNVVGVNEVELIEQWNEANDNVATTAAVGQHPSETRHFWQGHRFLNFLLACMVFAFVISWLFHFNVPS